The genomic interval GGCACCCTCTCGGTCAACCAGAACAAACTGCAAAAACGCCTGCGTCGTCTCGCCGGCGAAGCCATCACCGACTTCAACATGATCGAGGATGGCGACAAGGTCATGGTCTGCCTGTCCGGCGGCAAGGACAGCTACACCATGCTCGACGTTCTGTTGCACCTGCAGAAGGTGGCACCGATCAAGTTCGAGATCGTGGCGGTGAACATGGACCAGAAGCAGCCGGGCTTCCCCGAGCACGTGCTGCCGGCCTACCTCAAGGAGTTGGGCGTCGAGTACCACATCGTCGAGAAAGACACCTACTCGGTGGTCAAGGAACTGGTGCCCGAGGGCAAGACCACCTGCTCGCTGTGCTCGCGCCTGCGCCGTGGCACCCTGTACACCTTCGCCGACGAAATCGGCGCGACCAAAATGGCCCTGGGGCACCACCGCGACGACATCGTCGAGACGTTCTTCCTCAACATGTTCTTCAACGGCTCGCTCAAGGGCATGCCGCCCAAGCTGCGTGCCGACGATGGCCGTAACGTGGTGATTCGCCCGTTGGCCTACTGCAGCGAGAAGGACATCCAGGCCTACTCGGACATGCGTGAATTCCCGATCATCCCGTGCAACCTGTGCGGCTCGCAAGAGAACCTGCAGCGCCAGGTGGTCAAGGACATGCTGGTGGAGTGGGAGCGCAAACACCCGGGCCGTACCGAGAGCATCTTCCGCGCGCTGCAGAACGTCGCGCCGTCGCAGTTGGCAGACCGCAACCTGTTCGACTTCACCAGCCTGAAGATCGACGAAAACGCCACGCCGCGTTTCCTCGATGTGCTGAACATCTGACCCCATGCGCGATTATCAGTGGCTGCATGAGTACTGCCTGAACCGCTTCGGCTCGGCCCAGGCCCTCGAGGCCTTTCTGCCGCAGCCACGCACGCCTGCGCAACTGCGCGACATCAGCGACGACCGCTACCTGTCGACCCTGGCCCTGCGTGTGTTCCGCGCCGGGCTCAAGCACAGCCTGGTGGATGCCAAATGGCCGGCGTTCGAGCAGGTGTTCTTCGGTTTCGACCCGGAGAAGGTGGTGCTGATGAGCGCCGAGCACTTGGAGCGGTTGATGCAGGACGAGCGCATCATCCGCCACTTGGGCAAGCTCAAGAGCGTGCCGCGCAATGCGCAGATGGTGCTGGATGTGGCGAAGGAAATGGGCAGTTTCGGTGCGTTCATCGCCGATTGGCCGGTGACCGATATCGTCGGCCTGTGGAAGTACCTGGCCAAGCATGGCAACCAGCTGGGTGGCCTATCGGCGCCGCGGTTCTTGCGCATGGTCGGCAAGGACACGTTTATCCCGACCGAGGATATGGCGGCAGCGTTGATTGCGCAAAAAGTGATCGACAAACAGCCGACCAGCCAGCGTGACCTGGCGTTGGTGCAGCAGGCGTTCAACCAGTGGCATGCCGAGAGTGGGCGACCCCTGTGCCAGCTTTCGGTGATGCTGGCGCATACCGTCAACCACTGAGATTGTCGGGGCGACGCGGTCTCTGTGGGAGCGGGCTTGTCCCGCGAAGGGGCTGCAAAGCAGCCCCCTGAATCAACTCCCTTCGCCCGCCATGCGCCGCTCATGCTGGAACTTCCAGCGCACAAACAGCAGCGCGCTGATGAACAACCCCAGGCTTACCACCACCTCGACCCAGCCAAACAGCGCCCGTGCCGGGTCGAACGCCGCCAGCACGCCCTTGATGAAATAGATATTCACCACAAAGCAGGCCCAGGCATGCGCCCGGGCGCTGCCCTTCAGCATGCCCGGCAGCAGCAACAGCAGCGGCACCAGTTCGATCGCCAGAATCACTTCGACGCGCGCCCCGTGCAGGTTGGCGAACCACAGGTTGTTCACCACCAGCAACGCGATCAGGCCAAAGAAAAACGCCAGGCTCAGTGCCCGCGTCAGGCGCAGGCGCGGTGCCAGCCATTGCAGCGGCGGCAACACCTTGGGCTTTTTAGCCACGCGCGGCCTCCAGGGCCTTGGCGGTGCTCGCCAGGCGTTGGCCGAGGGCACGGCACAGGGTGATTTCGTGTGGGTCGAGCTCGCGCTTGCCATCGGCGCCGGCGTGGTGGCTGGCGCCATATGGTGTGCCGCCGCCGCGGGTTTCGAGCAAGGCCGATTCGCTGTAGGGCAGGCCCATCACCAGCATGCCGTGGTGCATCAGCGGCAGCATCATCGACAGCAGGGTGGTTTCCTGGCCACCATGCAGGCTGGCGGTGGAGGTGAACACTCCGGCGGGCTTGCCCACCAGTTCGCCACCCAGCCACAGGCTGCTGGTGCCGTCGAGGAAGTACTTGAGGGGCGCGGCCATGTTGCCGAAGCGGGTCGGGCTGCCCAGCACCAGGCCGGCGCAATGGCGCAGGTCGTCGAGGGTGGCGTACAGCGCGCCACTGGCCGGGATGTCCGGGGCCACAGCTTCGCACTCAGTGGAAATCGCCGGCACGGTGCGCAGGCGCGCCTCCATACCGGCCATCTCGACACCGCGGGCAATGTGCCGGGCCATTTCGCTGGTGGCGCCATGGCGGCTGTAATACAAAACCAGGATGAAGGGCTGGCTCACGGCAGGATCTCCAGCACCTTCTCGGGAGGGCGGCCAATCACGGCTTTATCGCCGGCCACCAGAATCGGCCGCTCGATCAGCTTGGGGTGTTGGGCCATGGCGTCGATCAATTGCGCGTCGGTCAGGGCCGGGTTGGCCAGGTTCAGGTCTTTGTATTCGTCTTCGCCGGTGCGCAGCAGTTGGCGCGGGGCGATGCCCAGCTTGCCGAGCAGGGCCGTCAGGGTGGCGGTGTCTGGCGGGGTTTCGAGGTAGCGCACGATGGTCGGCGCCAGGCCGCGTGCTTCGAGCAGTTCCAGCGCGCCGCGGGATTTCGAGCAGCGCGGGTTATGATAGAGCGTCAGGTCAGTCATGTCGGGTCGCATCCAGCTGGGTGTGGCGGCTATTCTAACCGCAGCGACTGAACCATTTGCTTGAAACTTCGAGAAGGATTGACCCATGGCAAGGCGTTTGGCAGCAGTACTGGCCATCACCGCGGGCCTGTTGCTCGGTGGTTGCGGTGCCGACTACGGCGTGGACCAACACGGCAATACGGTAAAGGCCGAGCAGATCGAGGGGCACTGGGTAGTGCTCAACTATTGGGCCGAATGGTGCGGACCGTGCCGTACCGAAATCCCTGAGTTGAATGCGGCGGCCAAGCAATGGGCGGCCGAGGGGATCAAGGTGGTCGGGGTGAACTTCGATGGCTTGCAGGGCCAGGACCTTAAGCAGGCGGCGGACACCCTGGGCATCGGCTTTACCGTGCTGGCGCAGGACCCGGCCGAGCGTTACGAGCTGCCCCGCAGCGAGGCGCTGCCGGTGACCTACATCATCGATGACAAGGGCAAGGTGCGTGAGCAACTGATGGGTGAGCAGACCCTGGAAGGGCTGCAGGCCAAGATCAAGGCCCTGAAGGGCGCATGATGCCAGTTGGGGCTGCTTTGCAGCCCTTCGCGGCACAAGGCCGCTCCTACAGGTGACCGCGTCATCCCAGCGTACGCGGTTACCTGTAGGAGCGGCCTTGTGCCGCGAAGGGCCGCAGAGCGGCCCCGGCAGCCCTCAACCTTCTTCAGGCCAGAACCGCAACGGCTTGCCCTCGGCCGGCCAGAAGCGCATCTGCTCCACAGGCGAGACATCCCAGCGTTGTACCGTCTCCAGCGCCTGCAGGAAGCGTTTTTCCTGTTCCATCAACGCCGGTGCGCACAGCTTGCGGGTCTTGCCGACCTTGCCGAAGCTCAGGTGCTTGCCTTCCAGCGTATACGGGGCAAACCAATGGTTGCAGCCGCCATTGCCATAAGCGCGGCCATCGCTGGCCAGGGTCAGGGTAAGGTGGCTGTAATCGATCAGCGGGCGTTCGCCAATCCACTCCAGTACATAGCTGCGCACCTGCTGCAGCTTTGACGGTTGCGCGGCGCAGCCGAGCAGGCCGGTGGCAATCAGCACGCCGGTCAGCAGCTTTTTCACTCAGCGCTCTCCTGGCAACGCGGGCACAGGTGCTTCTCGCCACGGCTGGCCCAGCCCAGCTCCGCGATACGGGCGCTGGCCGCCGGCTGGCGGGCTTTTTTGCCCAGCTTGGCATCGACTGCGAACTCGAAGTCCAGCACGGCGTCGCACTGGTCGCACTCGACCTGCCAGGTGAGGATTTCCAGTTCGCTGAACACCGGGCCGCTGGCCACGGCAACCCACTGGCCGCGCGGGTTGATCAGGTGACGCACGCTTTCCACGGTCAGTCGCATGGACAAGTCCTTGCTGCCCTTGAGGGTCACCAACAGCGTGTCGCCCTTGTGCATCGAACCGCCGTTGCCGGTCACCTGATAGCGGCCGGGTACCAGGGCGCGGCACTCGATCAGGGTGTGTTGCGGGTTGAAAAGGGTGTAGCGGAAATCGTGCTCGACCATGGGTCCTCCAGAAATGCCGCGTATCCTAGCATTAACCCGATACCAGATTCTGGGGTTTGCCTGCCATCCAGCGGTTGATGTTGTCCAGCGTGGTGGCGGCGATGGCGTCCAGCGCCTCGCGGGTGAGGAAGGCCTGGTGGGCGGTGATGATCACGTTAGGGAAGGTCAGCAGCCGGGCCAGCACATCGTCTTGCAAAGGCTGGTCGGAGCGGTCCTCGAAAAACAGTTGGGCCTCTTCTTCGTAGACGTCCAGGCCCAGGTAGCCCAGCTGGCCGCACTTGAGTGCGTCGATCAATGCCGGGGTGTCGACCAGGGCGCCGCGGCCGGTGTTGATCAGCATGGCGCCAGGTTGCAGTTGAGCCAGGCTTTGCGCATTGATCAGGTGCCGGGTGTGCTCGGTCAGCGGGCAATGCAGGCTGATGATGCGCGCCTCGCGCAGCAACTCGGGCAGGGGCAGGTAGCGGGCGCCAAGGGCCAGCAGGTCTGGGTTGGGGTAGGGGTCGTAGGCCAGCAACTGGCAGCCGAAGCCGGCCATGATGCGGGCGAACGCAGCGCCGATCTGGCCGGTGCCGACCACCCCGACGGTTTTGCCGTGCAGGTCGAAGCCGGTCAGGCCATGCAGGGTGAAATCACCTTCGCGGGTGCGGTTGTAAGCCCGGTGCAGGCGCCGGTTGAGGGCGAGGATCAGCGCCACGGCGTGCTCGGCCACCGCGTGTGGCGAGTAGGCTGGCACCCGCACCACGGCCAGGCCCAGGCGCTGGGCGGCCGCCAGGTCGACATGGTTATAGCCCGCCGAACGCAGGGCGATCAGGCGCGTGCCGCCTGCGGCCAGGCGCGCCAGTACCTGGGCGTCGAGCTCATCGTTGATGAAGGCGCAGACAACCTCGTAACCGCTGGCGAGGGGCGCGGTGTCCAGGGTCAGGCGGGCGGGCTGGAAGTGCAACTCCAGGGCAGTGCCGGCAGCGGCCTGGGTGAAGCTTTCCTGGTCGTAGTGCTGGCTGCTGAACAACAGGGCGCGCATGGTCGGGCTTCCTTTGCGAATGTCTGGGGATTGTAGCTGGCCGTCCTGTGTGGCCGTTGTAGGAGCAGCCTTGTGCTGCGAAGAGGCCGGTGACAGCACAGTAAATCTTCGCTGCTGTCACGGGCCTCTTCGCAGCACAAGGCTGCTCCTACAGCGGCACAAGGCCAATCCAACAGTAGGGGCAAGGCAGCGCTGTCAGGCATTGATGTGTGCCTGTGCCGCCAGCCGGCTGATCGCGCTGTCCAGTTCATCCAGTGCCTGCTGCGCGTGGGGGTGCTCTTGTTTGAGCAAGGTCTCGCTGCGCTGGCATGCCGCCCGCAGCTGCGGCACACCGCAATAACGCGAGGCTCCGTTGAGGCGGTGCACCTGCTCGATCAAGGTGGTGTGATCCTGCGCTTCGCGGGCGGCGCGTATC from Pseudomonas kermanshahensis carries:
- a CDS encoding 2-hydroxyacid dehydrogenase; its protein translation is MRALLFSSQHYDQESFTQAAAGTALELHFQPARLTLDTAPLASGYEVVCAFINDELDAQVLARLAAGGTRLIALRSAGYNHVDLAAAQRLGLAVVRVPAYSPHAVAEHAVALILALNRRLHRAYNRTREGDFTLHGLTGFDLHGKTVGVVGTGQIGAAFARIMAGFGCQLLAYDPYPNPDLLALGARYLPLPELLREARIISLHCPLTEHTRHLINAQSLAQLQPGAMLINTGRGALVDTPALIDALKCGQLGYLGLDVYEEEAQLFFEDRSDQPLQDDVLARLLTFPNVIITAHQAFLTREALDAIAATTLDNINRWMAGKPQNLVSG
- a CDS encoding DUF2069 domain-containing protein, which gives rise to MAKKPKVLPPLQWLAPRLRLTRALSLAFFFGLIALLVVNNLWFANLHGARVEVILAIELVPLLLLLPGMLKGSARAHAWACFVVNIYFIKGVLAAFDPARALFGWVEVVVSLGLFISALLFVRWKFQHERRMAGEGS
- the wrbA gene encoding NAD(P)H:quinone oxidoreductase — its product is MSQPFILVLYYSRHGATSEMARHIARGVEMAGMEARLRTVPAISTECEAVAPDIPASGALYATLDDLRHCAGLVLGSPTRFGNMAAPLKYFLDGTSSLWLGGELVGKPAGVFTSTASLHGGQETTLLSMMLPLMHHGMLVMGLPYSESALLETRGGGTPYGASHHAGADGKRELDPHEITLCRALGQRLASTAKALEAARG
- the ttcA gene encoding tRNA 2-thiocytidine(32) synthetase TtcA gives rise to the protein MGTLSVNQNKLQKRLRRLAGEAITDFNMIEDGDKVMVCLSGGKDSYTMLDVLLHLQKVAPIKFEIVAVNMDQKQPGFPEHVLPAYLKELGVEYHIVEKDTYSVVKELVPEGKTTCSLCSRLRRGTLYTFADEIGATKMALGHHRDDIVETFFLNMFFNGSLKGMPPKLRADDGRNVVIRPLAYCSEKDIQAYSDMREFPIIPCNLCGSQENLQRQVVKDMLVEWERKHPGRTESIFRALQNVAPSQLADRNLFDFTSLKIDENATPRFLDVLNI
- a CDS encoding DNA-3-methyladenine glycosylase I, with protein sequence MRDYQWLHEYCLNRFGSAQALEAFLPQPRTPAQLRDISDDRYLSTLALRVFRAGLKHSLVDAKWPAFEQVFFGFDPEKVVLMSAEHLERLMQDERIIRHLGKLKSVPRNAQMVLDVAKEMGSFGAFIADWPVTDIVGLWKYLAKHGNQLGGLSAPRFLRMVGKDTFIPTEDMAAALIAQKVIDKQPTSQRDLALVQQAFNQWHAESGRPLCQLSVMLAHTVNH
- a CDS encoding META domain-containing protein, whose product is MKKLLTGVLIATGLLGCAAQPSKLQQVRSYVLEWIGERPLIDYSHLTLTLASDGRAYGNGGCNHWFAPYTLEGKHLSFGKVGKTRKLCAPALMEQEKRFLQALETVQRWDVSPVEQMRFWPAEGKPLRFWPEEG
- the arsC gene encoding arsenate reductase (glutaredoxin) (This arsenate reductase requires both glutathione and glutaredoxin to convert arsenate to arsenite, after which the efflux transporter formed by ArsA and ArsB can extrude the arsenite from the cell, providing resistance.); the protein is MTDLTLYHNPRCSKSRGALELLEARGLAPTIVRYLETPPDTATLTALLGKLGIAPRQLLRTGEDEYKDLNLANPALTDAQLIDAMAQHPKLIERPILVAGDKAVIGRPPEKVLEILP
- a CDS encoding TlpA disulfide reductase family protein, translating into MARRLAAVLAITAGLLLGGCGADYGVDQHGNTVKAEQIEGHWVVLNYWAEWCGPCRTEIPELNAAAKQWAAEGIKVVGVNFDGLQGQDLKQAADTLGIGFTVLAQDPAERYELPRSEALPVTYIIDDKGKVREQLMGEQTLEGLQAKIKALKGA